Genomic segment of Serinicoccus hydrothermalis:
GGCGAGAGCTCGGCACCGAGGGCCACCCATCGGGGGTCGCGCGCCGCCCGCGCCCCCAGCTCACCGGCGACGACGCCGCCGCACACGACGGTCCGGCGCACCGCCGCCCAGCGCGACCAGTCCCGCTCGTCCCACTCCGCGCGCGCGGCCCGGTCGGCGGCGGTGGGCGTCCGCAGGCTGCGCAGCAGGTGGGTGAAGGCCTCGGTCCAGGCCCCCGCGACGGCCTCGGCCCAGTCCTCGCCAGCGGTCAGGGAGCGGTCGAGGGTGGCCAGCGGCGCGTCGTCGATGCGGACCCCGGCGCCGGCCGCCGCCTCCGCGACGGCCCCGGACAGCCCGGTGGCACCGAGGACCCGTCCCGCCCGGTGCCCGTGCCACGGCGCGCCCGGCCGCAGCAGCACGGTGCGGTTCAGCCCGGTGCGCCGGGTGGTGTCGGGCGGGTTCACCCCTCCAGTGTCTCGCCGGGCAGCTCCAGCCGCTCACCCACCCAGTCCTCCCGCAGCCACCGGTCGTGGCTGGCCACCACCACGGCGCCCGGGTGGTCGGCCAGGCCGAGCTCGAGCTCGGAGACGAGCAGGAGGGACAGGTGGTTGGTGGGCTCGTCCAGGAGCAGCAGGTCGGGCGGGACGGCCAGGACCGTCGCGAGGTCCAGCCGGCGACGCTGGCCGATCGACAGCTCCCGCACCGGGCGGTCGAGGTCGCGCCCGGCGATGAGGCCGAGGGTCGGCAACGGGTGACGTGCCGCCAGCTCCTCACCGACGGTCCGGGCATACGCCTGCCGCGCGGTGAGGGAGCCATCACCTCCGGTGACGCCCTGGGCGAGCAGGCCGACGCGCAGCCGCGGGTTCGTCGTCACCGACCCGCCGTCGGGGTCGAGGTGACCGGCGAGCAGCGCGAGCAGCGTGGACTTGCCGGACCCGTTCGGTCCGGTGACGAGCAGCCTGCCGCGCGCACCGACGGCCAGGGAGACGGGTCGCAGACGCCCTGTCACCGTCACGTCGGTGGCGGTGAGGACAGGCCCCGGCCCGTCCTGCCGGGGGCGGTCGGGCGCGCCGAGGCGGCGGAAGCGCAGCCTGGCCGGGGGCTTGCGCACCTGCTCCCGCTCGAGACGGGCCAGGGCCGTGGTGGCGTCGTTCACCCGCCGGGAGACCACCTTCGCGTTGCGATCGGCGTAGAACTTCTTGCTGATCCGGGCCTCGGTGCGCGGCGCACGCTCGGCATGACCGACCGTGTGGTCCTCGCGGACCTTGCGGCGCAGGCGCTCCCGCTCCTGCTGCTCGTCGCGGTAGCGGCGCACCCACCTCTCCCGTTCGTCGCGTCGCTGCTCCAGGTATGCCGTGTAGCTGCCGGTGAACCGGGTGAGCCCGAAGCCCGAGCCGGGGGAGTCGTGGTCGTCGGCCACCCGGGCGTGGGCCACCGGCGCCGGGTCCAGGTCCAGGACGGTGGTGGCTGTCTCGTCGAGGAAGGCCCGGTCGTGGCTCGCGAGCAGCACCGGACCGGACCAGGTGCCGAGCAGCTCGGTGAGCAGGGCCGTCCCGGCGTCGTCGAGGTGGTTGGTCGGCTCGTCCAGCAGCAGCGTGTCCGGGGTGCGCAGCAGCGTCCAGGCGAGCGAGAGCCGGGACAGCTGGCCCCCGGACAGGTCCGCCGCGGGACGCCGACGGGGCAGGTGCGCGAGGCCGAGGCCGTGCACCACCTGGTCCGTCCGGTGGTCGATCTCCCACGCGTGGTGGCGGCGGGCCGACTCCAGCGCGGTGTCGAGGGCCACGCCGGCACCGTCCTCCCCGCGCGCCGGCGCCTCGCCGGCTCGTTCGACCCGGGCGACGAGGTCGCGGACCGCAGCCGTGGCCCCGGTGAGCACCTCACCGACGGTGAGCGCCAGGTCGAAGGGGCCTGCTGATGGTACAGCCCGACCTCGCCGGGAGCCTGGATCGATCCGGCGTCCACGGGCAGGAGCCCGGCGACGAGCCGCAGCAGGGTCGACTTCCCCGAGCCGTTCTCGCCGATGAGGCAGGCCCGTTCGCCGGAGGACACCACCAGCGAGACGTCGGTGAGGACCCGGCGGTCGGGGAAGGACTTGGACACGCCGTCCAGCCGGAGGTGGTCGGGGCCGGAGGCGGTGGAGGAGGGCAGGGAGGCGGGGGAAGGCATGGATCTCCTGGGGCGCGGCGCACGGGGCGCGGACGGTGGCGGGGGCCGTCAGGAGATCCACATGGGCCGCACCCTACGCGCAGGAGCGGCTCGCCGCCACGCGTTTACCGCGCCGTAGCCAGCCCGGCGAGCTCCTCGCGCAACCCGCCCAGGGCGGTGCGGGTGTCGGCGTCGTCGTCGTGCGGGCCGCGCAACCAGTCGGCGTAGGAGCGCACCTCGCCGAGCTGCCAGTCGAGACGCACGAGGTCCAGCAGGTCCGGGTGGTGCGGGACGAGATCGGCATACCCGGCGAGGAGGTCGCGCTCGCGGGGCGCGAGGCGCAGTGTCTCCCAGTCGAGGAGCAGCAGCCGCCCGTCGTCGGTGCGCATGAGGTTGTGCAGCCCGGGCTCGCCGTGGGTGGGGACGTAGGTGGAGGGGTCGAGACCGCCGGCGAGGTCGAGGTAAGCCGCGAGCCCACGCCCGATGTCGCTCGTCCCTGCGCGCACCGCGGACCGCGCGGCCTCGCCCAGCGGGCCGGCGGTCCACCCCTCGCTCGTCCAGGCGTCCAGCTCGTCGAGCAGGTCGGCCTGCACCGTCGGCTCCCAGGTGAGGATCCCCTCCGGTGCGGGGCTGGCGTGCAGGTCGAGCACGGCCTGCACGGCCTCGGCGTCGATCGAGGCCGGCCGACCCCCGGCCACCCACGGGGTCAGGCTCAGCCGCCCCCGGCCCACGGCACTCGTGAAGCGGCCCTGTGCCGACGGCACGCACGCGTGCACCGTGGGCAGAGCGGTGGCGAGCGAGGCGGCAGCGGCATACGTCGCCTCCAACGAGTCACCGGTGTGCCACCACGGCGGGTCGAGGGTGACGAACCAGCGCGCCTCTCCGCCGACCTCCGCGCGCCAGTGCCAGGCGCCGAACCCGATCGGCAGGTGCTCCACGGTGTCCACCCGCGGGTCCCAGAGCGACCTGACGTGCTCCAGCACCTGCTCGGTGCGCAGCTCCCGCGGCGGCTCGTGCATGGTCCCTCGGTCCGCGTCCGGTCAGCGACGCAGCCGCAGGCCCTGAGGGGCGGTGTGGAAACCCGCGTCGGCCAGGGCACCGGCCAGCGGGTGGGTGGACGAGAGCGCGCCGCCGCCGTCGATCTTGGCGATCGTGATGCCGCCGAGGGTGCCGCGACGCACCGCGGTGACCAGCGCCCCGGCCACCGCGCGCCAGACCTGCTCGTGCTGGGCCTCCGGCGGGGGCGGGAAGGTCAGGGCGCTGCGGCCGCCGCGCTCGAGGTAGACCGCGAGCGAGCCGTCCACGAGGACGACCATCGAGCCGGCCTTGCGGGCGGGCCGGTGGGTGACCTCCTCCTCCAGCGCCGGCCAGGGGACGCTCGCGCCGAACGGGTTCGCCGGGTCGGTGGCGGCGAGCAGCACGGCCTCGGCCTCGCCGGGCGCCGTGGTCTCGGAGCGCTGCCGGTCCAGCGCCCGCACCCGGTCGATGGCGCCGGTGCTGCCGAACTGCGCGGCGCCCAGGCCCTCGACGACATACCCGCGGCGCACGCGGCCGGCCTCCTCGGCGCCGGACAGCACGCGGTAGACCCCCGCGAAGCCGCCCGGTATGCCCTCGGCGACGACCGAGCCGCGGGTGAGGACGCCGTAGCGGTCGAGCAGCTGCTCGGCCCCCGCCAGCGCGCGCACGGTCGGGTCGGTCTCGACCGGGGGCAGCAGCGCCCACCGGCCCACCGTGGTCGGTGGCCCGGAGCGGGAGGGGCGGCCGGGCCGGGTGGAGCCGGAGGAGGCGGAGAGTGCCACCGAGGTCCGCGACCAGCGGCCGCCGCGGGACGGGGTCCGCCGCGCCTTGTGCGTGGTGCGCCCACCGGCGAGCAGCGCGCGCACGGGGGCGTAGGTGTCGGCGCTCACCCGCCCGGACCAGACGAGGTCCCACAGCGTGGTGGCGAGCCGCTGGTCGTCCAGCGAGCCGACGGCGTCGCTCAGCGCGCGGAAGAAGTAGGCGCCGCCGACGACCCGCTCCAGGACCTCGAGCACGGCAGCGGCCGGACCCTCCTCCGGGGCCGCGGCGCCGTCGGACTCCACCACCTCTCCCTCGGGAACCGCCATCGTCAGGTGTGCGGTGTCCGCGAGGTGCAGGGAGACCCAGCCATCGTCACCGGGCAGCGAGCCGTGTCCCTGCCAGAGCACCTCGCCGGAGCTCATGAGCTCGTCCAGCAGCGCCGGGCTGTAGTCGACCACCCGGGCGGGCAGCACGAGCGACTCCAGCGCGGAGGCCGGCACCCGGGCCCCGGCGAGCTGCTCGACCGCCCGCAGCGTGCCGTCCAGGCCCCGCAGCTCACCGACGGACTGCCACCGCGGCAGGAAGCGGGCGTACGCGGCCTGGGTGACCGGCTCGACCTCCTGCCGCAGCGCGGCCAGCGAGCGGCGGCGCAGCAGCCGCAGCACCTCGGCGTCGCAGACGTCGTCCTCGCCCGTCCCCGAGGGCGCCAGGGCACCGACGACGAGGCGGCCCGAGGACACCTGCCGCCGCACCGCGTCCCGCACGACGGCGCTGCCGAGCCCCAGCCGGGCGGCCAGCGACTCCAGCGTGAAGGGGGCGTGCGTGCGGGCGTGCCGCACCACGAGGTCGGCGAGCGGGTCCTCCACCCCTTCCAGGAAGGCCGCGGGCACCCCGACCGGCATCGCCACGCCGAGCGCGTCGCGCAGCCGTGCGGCGTCCTGCGCGTCCGCCAGCCGCTGCTCCCCGGCGACACGCACCTCGATGACGCGCCGCCCCTCGACCAGCGAGTCGACCCAGCCGTCCACCTGCGGGCGCTGCTCCTCGACGGTCCGGGCGCGGAGCTCCTCGCGGGTCAGCGGGCCGAGCACGCGCAGCAGGTCGACGACCTCCTCGGCGTCCCGGGCCTGCCGGTCAGGGGCCAGCCGCTGCAGCTCGGCCTCGGTGCGGGCCACCACCTCGGGGTCGAGCAGGTCGCGCAGCGCCGCGCCCTCGCCCCGGCCGAGCAGCTCGGCGAGCAGGCCGGCGTCGAGCGACAGTGCGGCTGCCCGCCGCTCGGCGAGGGGGGAGTCGCCCTCGTAGAGGAACTGCGCGATGTAGCCCATGAGCAGCGAGGACGCGAAGGGCGAGGGGCGCGGGGTGGTGACCGAGACGAGGCGCACCTGGCGGGAGGCGAGCGAGCGCATGAGCTCGCGCAGCGCGTCGACGTCGTAGACGTCCTGCACGCACTCGCGCACGGCCTCCAGCACGATGGGGAAGGTCGGGTAGCGCGCGGCGACCTCGAGCAGCTGGGCCGAGCGCTGCCGCTGCTGCCACAGCGGCTGCCGCTTGCCCGGGTTGCGGCGCGGCAGCAGCAGCGCCCGTGCGGCGCACTCGCGGAAGCGCGAGGCGAAGAGCGCCGACCCGCCGATCTCCTGCGTGACCAGGTCGGCGACCTCGTCCGGGTCGAGGGTGAGCAGCTCGGCGATCTCGGCGTCCAGCCGCGCGGCGCCACCCTCGCCTCGCCCGGAGTCGGACCCTGAGCCGGCCCCACCCGTCGGTATGCCCTCTCCCGGCGCCCCGCCCGCGACCTCGCCCGGGTCGTCCCACCCGCCGAGGTCGGGCAGGCGCAGCACGATGCCGTCGTCGGCGGCGAGCGCCTGCACGTCGGCGCCGAAGCGCTCGCGCAGGCGGGCGGCCAGGCACAGCGCCCACGGCGCGTGCACCGGGCTGCCCCACGGGGAGTGGACGACGACGCGCCAGTCGCCGATCTCGTCCCGGAAGCGCTCGATGACGATCGTCCGGTCGTCCGGCAGGTGCCCGACGGCCTCCCGCTGGTCGGCGAGGTAGGTGACGAGGTTGTCCGCCGCGAAGCGGTCCAGCCCGCGCCCGGCCAGCTCCTCCAGCGCGGCCTCGCGCGGCAGCCCCGCGGTCCGCCGCACGAACTCGCCGACCGCGGCGCCCAGCTCGGCCGGGCGCCCGAGCGACTCGCCCTTCCAGAAGGGCAGCCGGCCGATCTGGCCCGGCGCCGGCGTGACGAGCACCTGGTCGTGGGTGATGTCCTCGATGCGCCAGCTCGTCGTGCCGAGCGTGAAGACGTCGCCGACGCGCGACTCGTAGACCATCTCCTCGTCCAGCTCGCCCACCCGGCGGCCCGGGCCCTCCCCGGTGGCGAGCATGACGGCATACATGCCGCGGTCGGGGATCGTGCCGCCGGAGGTGACGGCGAGCAGCTGGGCGCCGCGGCGCGCGCTGAGCGTGTCGGTGACGCGGTCCCAGACGATGCGCGGGCGCAGGTCGGCGAAGTCCTCGCCGGGGTAGCGTCCGGCGAGCATGTCGAGCACCGCGTCGAAGAGGGAGCGGGGGAGCGCGGCGTAGGAGGCGCTGCGCCGGACCAGCTCGAAGAGGTCGGTGACCGACCAGTCCTCCATCGCCAGCATCGCGACGACCTGCTGGGCGAGCACGTCGAGCGGGTTGCTCGGCACCGACAGCTGCTCGATCGCGCCCTCCCGCATCCGGTCCACGACGACCGCGGTCTGCACGAGGTCGGCCCGGTGGGTGGGGAAGAACGCGCCGTGGCTGGTGGCGCCGACCTGGTGCCCCGCGCGGCCGACCCGCTGCAGCCCGGAGGCGACGCTGGGCGGGCTCGCGACCTGCACGACGAGGTCGACGGCGCCCATGTCGATGCCGAGCTCGAGGCTGCTCGTGGCGACGACGGCGGGCAGCTGCCCGGTCTTGAGGGCGTCCTCGATCTCGCCGCGCTGCTCCTTGCTCACCGAGCCGTGGTGGGCCCGGGCGAGGACCGGCGGCGCGCTGCCCCCGGACCCGGCCTGCGCCATGACCTGGGCGGGTGGGCGCGAGGTATGCCTGCCGCCACCGCCGTCGGCGCCCTCGCCGGGACCCTCGGCCCCTTCCTCGGGGTCGGCGTGCCGCTCGTCCCACTCCTCGTTGAGCCGGGAGGTGAAGCGCTCGGCGACCCGACGGGAGTTGGTGAAGACCAGGGTCGAGGTCTGCGCGGCCACGAGGTCGGTGACCCGGCGCTCGATGTGCGGCCAGATCGAGGCGCGCTCCTCGGGGTCGGGGGCCGGTGCCCACACGTCCTCCTCGAGCTGCCCGCCCCCGCCGTCCAGGTCCGGAAGCACGGGCCCCGTCCCCGGCTGGAAGTCGTCGTCGACGTCCTCGTCGTCGTCTGCGACGTCCTCGGCCTCCTGCGACCAGTCGTCGTCCTCGCGTGCGGTGGACCGGTGCGCAGTGCTCTGGCTGCTGCCCGGTGCGTCCGGCCGCTCGGTGGCACCGGGGTCGGCCATGTCGGGGATCGGCACGACGACCTCGAGGTCCCAGCTCTTGGTCGAGGGCGGCTGCACGGTGCTCACCGGCCGCCCGCCCGCGAGGTAGCGCGCGACCTCCTCGACCGGCCGCACCGTCGCGGACAGGCCGATCCGCTGCGCGGGGCGTGGCAGCAGGCGGTCCAGCCGGTCCAGGGTGAGCGCGAGGTGGGCCCCCCGCTTGGTGCCGGCGACGGCGTGCACCTCGTCGACGATGACCGACTCCACCCCGGTCAGGGCGCTGCGCGCCTGCGAGGTGAGCAGCAGGAAGAGCGACTCCGGGGTGGTGATGAGGATCTCGGCGCCGTCCTTGGCGAAGGCGCGTCGCTCCGCCGCCGGGGTGTCCCCGGAGCGCACCGCCACGCTCACCCCGGGCGCCTCCTGGCCCAGCCGGCGCGCGGCGTGGCCGATCCCGACCAACGGGCTGCGCAGGTTGCGCTCGACGTCGACCGCGAGCGCCTTGAGCGGCGAGACGTAGAGCACCCGGCAGCGCCCGGGCTCCTCGGCAGGATCCTTGCCGGCGGCGTCCTCCCCGCTCTTCGCCCGCCGTCCCCGGGAGGAGCGGGTCGAGCTCCCCGACCGCGACGCCCGCGGGTGCGCGGTGATCTGGTCGATGACCCAGAGGAAGGCCGACAGCGTCTTGCCGGACCCGGTCGGGGCCACGACGAGCGTGTGCTCACCGCGGCTGATCGCGTCCCACGCCCCGAGCTGGGCGGGGGTCGGGCCGGCGAAGGACGCCTCGAACCACGCCCGGGTCGCGGGGGAGAAGCGCCCGAGCACCTCGGCGGGGTCAGGGACCGCCGACACTGCGGTGCCGGGGCGGGCGTCGGTGTCGGTCACCCGGTCACTGTGCCACGGGGCGCCGACAGACCTGCGCGCTCAGTCCATCGTGCTGGTGATGGGCCGGTCGTCCCGGCGCTGGGGCACCAGGCGGCGGCGCGTCGCGGTGACGACGCGGTTGCCGTAGGCCCCCGTCACCGGCGGCATCTCCGGGCGCTCCATCTCCTTCTTGGCGTGGTGGTCGGTCCGGTGCTCCGGGCGCCACAGCTTCAGCGCGACCAGCAGCTTCTGCCACCAGGCCAGGTCCGCACGAGTGCTCACGAGGGTTCCTCCAGGTCGCCGGGACGGTACGTCTGCGCACATCCTCTCATCCCGGCCGATAATCGCTGGTCCGGTGTCGGACCCTCGGCCTACGCTGAGCGACGCCATGCGCGACTTCCCACCCACCGTCACCGCCTGGACCGACGCCCGCGACGGGGCCGGTCACCGGGCGGGCATCGGCATACCCGACACCCGGGGCCCGGTGCGCTTCCTGTGGTGGCTGCTGCGCCAGCAGGGCGACCTCGTGCTCGCCGGGTGCCTGCTCAGCCTGCTCTGGATGCTGCCGACAGCCCTCACCCCGTGGATCTTCGGGCAGGCGATCGACCAGGGCATCCTCGTCGGGGACGCCGGCCGCACCGCGCTGTGGTGCGGTGCCCTGCTGCTCGTCACGCTGGTCGGAGCCAGCAGCGGTGTCTTCTACCACACGGTCGTCGTGCGTTCCTGGCTGTACGCCGCGTACGGCCAGACCCGGCTGGTCACCCATCAGGTCACCCGGCTGGGCCACGTGATGCCGCGGCGCGCCCCGACCGGCGAGGTGCTCAGCGTCAACGGCAGCGACGGCGACCAGTTCGGCCACTTCATCGAGATCTTCTCCCGGCTCGTCGGCAATGTCGTCGCCTACGTCCTCGTCGCGGTCATCGTGCTGCAGATCTCGGTGCCGCTCGGCCTCGTCGTGCTGCTCGTGGCGCCGGTGCTGGCGCTCGTCTCCTCGGTCCTGCTGCGCCCCATGGCCGCCGCGCAGACCCGGGAGCGCAGCCGCGACTCCGAGCTGACCTCGATGGCCACCGACATCGTCGCGGGCCTGCGGATCCTGCGCGGGATCGGCGGCGAGCGCATCTTCGGCGCCAACTACGCCCGGCAGAGCCAGCGGGTGCGCCAGGCCGGGGTGCAGGCGGGCTCCTGGGGCGCCTTCGTCGAGGCCGTGGGCGTGCTGCTCTCGGGGCTCTTCGTCGTCGCGCTCATGGTGCTCGGCGTGCAGCGGGTGCGCACGGGCGACATCGAGATCGGTGAGCTCGTCACCTTCCTCGGGTATGCCCTCTTCCTGGTCCAGCCGATCCGCGTCGTCTTCGAGGCGGCCCAGCAGATCACCCGCTCGGTCGTCTCCGCCCGCAAGACCATCGGCGTCTTCGGCACCACCGACCCCTGGCCGGACCGGACGCCGCTGGAGCCCGACCAGCTCCGCGGGCTGGCCGCCGGCGAGCTGGTCGACGAGGCCTCCGGGCTGCGGGTGCGGCCGGGCCGGCTGACGATGGTGGTCAGCGCCCTGCCGGACGAGAGCGCGCGCCTGGCCGACCGCCTCGGCCGCTACCTGCCCGCCGGCGACACCGTGCCCTCCGGCGACGACGAGGCCACCGGCCGCGCCGCCCGCCGGGCCGCCGCCGAGCGGTCCCGGGTCCGCTCCGACCTGGAGGGCCGCGACGCCGCGCGCGCTCAGGGCGCGTGGGGCGTGACCCTGGGCGGCACCGACATCGCCGGGCTGCCGCTGGACCAGCTGCGCTCGCTCGTGCTCGTGAGCGACACCGCGGCGCACGTCTTCGCCGGCACGCTGCAGGACGCCGTCGACCCGCACCGCACGCTGGACCGCGAGCAGGCCGAGGCCGCGCTGCACGCGGCCGCCGCCGAGGACGTCTACGACATCCTGCCCGGCGGCTGGCAGGGCGTGCTCGACGAGCGCGGCCGCGGCCTGTCCGGCGGCCAGCGCCAGCGGCTCGTGCTCACCCGGGCGCTCGCGGCCGACCCTCCCGTGCTCGTCCTCGTCGAGCCGACCTCGGCGGTGGACGCCCACACCGAGGCCCGCATCGCCGAGCGGCTCCCGGCTCACCGGCAGGGGCTGACGACGGTCGTCATGACCGCCTCCCCGCTGCTGCTGCACCACGCCGACGAGGTGGCCTTCCTCGTCGACGGCAAGGTGAGCGCCACCGGCTCGCACGACGAGCTCGTGGCCGGGGACCCGGCATACCGCTCGACGGTGCTGCGCGGCGAGACCGACGGCACCGGCGCGACGACCAACACCACGACGACCGGCACGACCGCCGAGGACCAGGAGGTGACCCCGTGACCAGCCTGCTCGACCCCGACCTGCGCGAGCGCTCCGCGCGCACCTGGCGCGAGGCCGACGACCGGGCACCCGCCGTGCCCGACCTCCTGCGCCCCCCGGCACCCGGCTCGACCGGGCTGCGGGAGCGGCACCGGCTGCTCTGGCAGCGGCACGCGCTGCGTCGCGAGCGTGCCCGGGCCAACCTCGTGACCGCGCTGGACCCGGACCGCGGCCTGCCCGTGGCGAGGTCGCGCACGGTCGTGGACTACCTGCGCGGGCTGCTGCGCGAGCGCTCCTGGCTCGTCGTGCTCGTCATCCTCGCCAACGGCCTGGCCGCAGCCACCGCGCTCGCCGTGCCCAGGCTGCTCGGCAACCTCGTCGACGAGGTCGACCTCTCCGGCGGCGACCCCGCGGCGGACGTGGTGCGCGACATCGTGCTGCTCGTCGTCGTCGTGCTCGTGGCGCAGGCCGTCCTCACCTACGCCGCCAAGGGGCTCGCGGCGGTGCTCGGCCAGGGCGTGCTCGCGCAGGCCCGCGAGCACGTCATCCGGGCCGTGCTCCGGCTGCCGCTGGGCAAGGTCGAGTCGGCCAGCACCGGCGACCTCGTCACCCGCGTCACCCGTGACGTCGGCTCGATGAGCGGGGCGGTGCGCTGGGCCCTGCCCGAGTTCATCATCGGGGTCGTCACGGTGCTGCTCACCGTGGTCTTCATGGTGCTCAACTCCTGGGCGCTGGCGCTGCCGACCCTGGTCACCGCGTCGCTGTCGCTGTGGCAGGTCCGCCGCTACCTGCAGCAGGCGCCGGCCGGTTACCTGCTGGAGGGCGCGACCTACAGCGACATCAACAGCACGCTCACCGAGACCGTGGAGGGTGCCCGGACGGTCGAGGCATACCGGATGCAGCAGGACCGGCGCTCCGCCGGCGTCGACGACATCGAGGTGTCCTCGCAGGCCGAGCGCTACGGCCTGGTGCTGCGCAACGTGCTCTTCGCCGTGATGGACATGGCCTTCTCGCTGCCGCGGGTCATCACCCTCGTCGTCGGAGCCTGGCTCTACTCCCGGGATGCGGTGACGATCGGCGACATCACCACGGCGATGCTCTACATCGAGCTGTTCTACGCGCCCTTCGACCGGCTGGTCGGCACCATCGACCGCCTCCAGGTCGGCGTCGCCTCGACGACCCGTCTGCTGGGGATCGCCGAGGTGCCGCCGGACCGCACCGCGGGCGAGGACCGGCCGGAGGGCAGCACCCTCGTCGGGAGCGGGCTGCGGTATGCCTACCGCCCCGGCCACGACGTGCTGCACGGCATCGACCTGCGGCTGGAGCCGGGGGAGCGGCTGGCGATCGTCGGGCCGTCCGGGTCGGGCAAGTCGACGCTGGGCCGGCTCATCTCGGGCATCCACGCGCCGACGGCCGGCACGGTGCGGGTCGGCGGCGTGGAGCTGACCGAGCTGCCGCTGGAGCTGCTGCGCACCGAGGTCGCGCTCGTCACCCAGGAGCACCACGTGTTCCGCGGGTCGGTGCGCGACAACGTCGAGCTGGCGCGCGACGGCGCGGGCGAGGACGGGGTATGGCGTGCGCTCGCCACGGTCGACGCGCTCGGCTGGGTGCGGGCGCTGCCGCAGGGCCTGGACACAGTCCTGGGGTCGGGCCACCACGAGGTGACGCCCGCGCAGGCGCAGCAGATCGCGCTGGCCCGGCTCATCCTGGCCGACCCGCACACGCTCGTGCTGGACGAGGCGACCAGCCTCATCGACCCGCGCACGGCCCGGCACCTGGAGGGCTCGATGAACGCCCTGCTCACCGGGCGCACCGTGGTCGCGATCGCGCACCGGCTGCACACGGCCCACGACGCCGACCGGATCGCGGTGGTGCAGGACGGCCGCGTCGTCGAGCTCGGCAGCCACGAGGAGCTCATGGCCGCCGAGGGTGAGTACGCCGCGCTCTGGCGGGCCTGGACCAGCTGACCGCCCCCGCCGCCCGGGTTCGACCGGCCGGGCGGCCGGGCGCCGGTCAGGCACTCCCGGGGGTCAGTCGGACTCCGGCTCCGGCGTTGTCGCGGGAGCGTCGCCCGCGTCGGCCTCGGGCGCCGGCGCGGGCTCGTAGTCCGGCCGGTCGGCGCCCTGGTGCTGCTGCTGCGGCTGCTCCTCGTGCCCGCCCCGCTCGTCCGTCGTTGCGAGCTTGCCCAGGGTGCGCGGGCGGAGCCGCTCGTCGGCCTGCCGGCGCAGCCGGCGCGGGTTGAGCCCGTGCTGGTCGTTGTAGCCCTTGACGATCGCCCCGCGCAGCTCGC
This window contains:
- a CDS encoding ATP-binding cassette domain-containing protein, with the translated sequence MLTGATAAVRDLVARVERAGEAPARGEDGAGVALDTALESARRHHAWEIDHRTDQVVHGLGLAHLPRRRPAADLSGGQLSRLSLAWTLLRTPDTLLLDEPTNHLDDAGTALLTELLGTWSGPVLLASHDRAFLDETATTVLDLDPAPVAHARVADDHDSPGSGFGLTRFTGSYTAYLEQRRDERERWVRRYRDEQQERERLRRKVREDHTVGHAERAPRTEARISKKFYADRNAKVVSRRVNDATTALARLEREQVRKPPARLRFRRLGAPDRPRQDGPGPVLTATDVTVTGRLRPVSLAVGARGRLLVTGPNGSGKSTLLALLAGHLDPDGGSVTTNPRLRVGLLAQGVTGGDGSLTARQAYARTVGEELAARHPLPTLGLIAGRDLDRPVRELSIGQRRRLDLATVLAVPPDLLLLDEPTNHLSLLLVSELELGLADHPGAVVVASHDRWLREDWVGERLELPGETLEG
- a CDS encoding phosphotransferase, whose amino-acid sequence is MHEPPRELRTEQVLEHVRSLWDPRVDTVEHLPIGFGAWHWRAEVGGEARWFVTLDPPWWHTGDSLEATYAAAASLATALPTVHACVPSAQGRFTSAVGRGRLSLTPWVAGGRPASIDAEAVQAVLDLHASPAPEGILTWEPTVQADLLDELDAWTSEGWTAGPLGEAARSAVRAGTSDIGRGLAAYLDLAGGLDPSTYVPTHGEPGLHNLMRTDDGRLLLLDWETLRLAPRERDLLAGYADLVPHHPDLLDLVRLDWQLGEVRSYADWLRGPHDDDADTRTALGGLREELAGLATAR
- a CDS encoding ABC transporter transmembrane domain-containing protein, coding for MRDFPPTVTAWTDARDGAGHRAGIGIPDTRGPVRFLWWLLRQQGDLVLAGCLLSLLWMLPTALTPWIFGQAIDQGILVGDAGRTALWCGALLLVTLVGASSGVFYHTVVVRSWLYAAYGQTRLVTHQVTRLGHVMPRRAPTGEVLSVNGSDGDQFGHFIEIFSRLVGNVVAYVLVAVIVLQISVPLGLVVLLVAPVLALVSSVLLRPMAAAQTRERSRDSELTSMATDIVAGLRILRGIGGERIFGANYARQSQRVRQAGVQAGSWGAFVEAVGVLLSGLFVVALMVLGVQRVRTGDIEIGELVTFLGYALFLVQPIRVVFEAAQQITRSVVSARKTIGVFGTTDPWPDRTPLEPDQLRGLAAGELVDEASGLRVRPGRLTMVVSALPDESARLADRLGRYLPAGDTVPSGDDEATGRAARRAAAERSRVRSDLEGRDAARAQGAWGVTLGGTDIAGLPLDQLRSLVLVSDTAAHVFAGTLQDAVDPHRTLDREQAEAALHAAAAEDVYDILPGGWQGVLDERGRGLSGGQRQRLVLTRALAADPPVLVLVEPTSAVDAHTEARIAERLPAHRQGLTTVVMTASPLLLHHADEVAFLVDGKVSATGSHDELVAGDPAYRSTVLRGETDGTGATTNTTTTGTTAEDQEVTP
- a CDS encoding ABC transporter ATP-binding protein, whose amino-acid sequence is MTSLLDPDLRERSARTWREADDRAPAVPDLLRPPAPGSTGLRERHRLLWQRHALRRERARANLVTALDPDRGLPVARSRTVVDYLRGLLRERSWLVVLVILANGLAAATALAVPRLLGNLVDEVDLSGGDPAADVVRDIVLLVVVVLVAQAVLTYAAKGLAAVLGQGVLAQAREHVIRAVLRLPLGKVESASTGDLVTRVTRDVGSMSGAVRWALPEFIIGVVTVLLTVVFMVLNSWALALPTLVTASLSLWQVRRYLQQAPAGYLLEGATYSDINSTLTETVEGARTVEAYRMQQDRRSAGVDDIEVSSQAERYGLVLRNVLFAVMDMAFSLPRVITLVVGAWLYSRDAVTIGDITTAMLYIELFYAPFDRLVGTIDRLQVGVASTTRLLGIAEVPPDRTAGEDRPEGSTLVGSGLRYAYRPGHDVLHGIDLRLEPGERLAIVGPSGSGKSTLGRLISGIHAPTAGTVRVGGVELTELPLELLRTEVALVTQEHHVFRGSVRDNVELARDGAGEDGVWRALATVDALGWVRALPQGLDTVLGSGHHEVTPAQAQQIALARLILADPHTLVLDEATSLIDPRTARHLEGSMNALLTGRTVVAIAHRLHTAHDADRIAVVQDGRVVELGSHEELMAAEGEYAALWRAWTS